The Plasmodium coatneyi strain Hackeri chromosome 11, complete sequence DNA segment GTTCTATCCCCCCTGTCACCATGCCTTGACTCGTACTTCTCACCATGGCCCCTATCCTTGTTCCTGTTGTAGTGCTCCTTTGTGGAAAAATTATCCTGGTGGGCATTTCTATTCCTGTCGTGATAATCCCACGTTTCGTCCCTTTCCTTGTCGTGCCCCTCCCATCCACCACCACTTCCTCGAGtgtgaaattttccttttgccttttcccccccgtggTAATATTCATCGGCATGATCCTCTCTGTGGCTTCTATTCTTCGACGCCATTTTCTCTGAGGAGAATATTCGGTGggttttttctcccccttccgCGGTTTATTCTTCCTCGCTAAAGGGAGAATAGCGGGTTGGCGTTAACCACATTACCGCGTTCCCCCCTTTGCCGCTTTGTTTAATCTCAAATTCGATTCGCGCCTTCGCCTACGAATGGGCGTATCATCAAGCATCGTTTCGCATTCGATTGATTAGccttatgaaaaaaaaaaaaattaaacaggAAGGAGCATTTTTTGCGATGCCTCaccttgttctttttttttttttttgccgctaAAATAGGGGCACTGTCCGTGTTCCGCCTCACCGGCACATCCACAAAGGGAAACTTCCGGATCCGTAATTAATTTTCTGAATATGTGCCCGATGTTTTAACAACTACACGCAGGGATAAACACAATTTAGTCGctatgaaaaagaaaaaaaaaatactccaATGAGGGAATCCCTTAAACAGGAAATACatgtgtcatttttttttgtagctatttttccttacatattAATAGGTACCTTTTAGCCGCACCTTTGCACGAAGGTTCACCGTGGGAGTATGCTAACTCCTGCTTGTAAACGCCTGGCTGACGTGTTGTGCGTACGATTATCATCCCCCCCCCCCATCATGTGATAACGCTTGGGAAAATAACAAGAGGGACGCAAAATGAACTTCACGATCGGCGTGAAGAGGAGTTTGCTCCTGTTCCGTTACCCAACAAGGGGGAAGCGAATTTGCTGACCTGGGTGTACAAGCCCACACGCTGCACGCGTGTATAAATTGATGCATGTGCCAACCCCCCTCTTGCGAGTGCTGAAAACGTTAGGAGGAAGATGCCTCCTGCAGAGGAAAAGGACAAGCACACCAACCCTTCCATGATATCCCCTAAAGAGTCACAATAATGGATTTATTTACCATCCTCCTtgttttgttaattttattttttatattcgattataatttttgtgCGAAGGGGTTGGTCTTTTCGATTGGAAACAAATCTCTGCGGATTCTCAAGGggtaagaaaaggaggaggtcACCCCGCGGTTGTTCCTCATTTTGGTGTGCAAATCTACCATCGAGGGGACAATCGAAATATGAAATGTTTCTCATCGTGTCTTACTACGTCCAATCTGCCAAACGAAGTGAATCAACCTACACCCAATTTCATTACacaataataattttcttccaccctaTACCAGATGCAGCAGCCTGGAGAGAGTTTACCGGAGCCCGCTTTATTTGATGCACCCACTGCTGCAACAGCTGTTTGTGCACATCTTCTACATTTacctagaaaaaaagaaaacatacGTAAATCACCTCATATGGGAAAAAACGAAGCATTGCAACGCAGATaagacaaaatgggaaggaacacAAAACATACCCCAATTCATAGGAACAACTGTTAGccaaattataaaatggaTGCAAAACAAATTGTGGCaattgttcttcctccttattgAATATACACGTGTGTACGAGAATATTTGCCTCAAGTCAAATATCAACACGAGGGAAGTCCTAAATAACAACAACTTTGGCGTTGTAATTGTGGACTACTACCTGCCAAATTGTACtgttaagaagaagaaaaaaagttgggaaaattcgaaaaaggaTAACAACGAAATTGATCTGTACGACTTGGTAAATATAaaacaggagaaaaaaatcaaattaATCTTAATTGACCAGAAATGGAAAACCGCGCTGAATATAGGACCTACACATGATGCCCATGTGCAGTTTCTCTACCTGCAAGATACGGTCCTGATTCAGTATTTCCAGTTTGCCTGCATATTTAAGgaggaatttttaaaaaagtccAGTGAACCCCATGTGGATGGAAAAGACACAccccaggggggggaagaaaagcaaCACGTTGAACAGAACATAACAGATGAGAACGATGGCAAGTGTGCCACacagggggaagaaatggcCATGAAGGAACAACCCACCATAGGGAGGAGAGGCCACATTCAGGGCGAACAATTTGACGCGTGTAACGAACGAAGTGGACATCAGAGCTCCCCCTCGGGGAAGTCATCCTCTATAGAAGAATCCGCAGAAATACGCACgggtaggaaggaaagtaggCTAAAAGTAGGTTCACCAAATTGCCCACCCGAACAGAAAAACAAGTTTGACGGAGACGGCAGCAGCGAAAACGCCGTGGAAGATAAAATAAGAATCCACATGAATAAGTGgaagtacaaaaatgtgaaaggaATAATTGTAATCGTCCcggaaatattttacaattATCTAAACgtagaagaagtaaagaacgGCGTCCCCCTATATTACGTACTAGCGAAAGATGTAAAAATAGACTCCTTCACGGTTATTGCAAAATTGCTGGGATATATTTGTGTGCATGTTcatattaatataaattttggtTTGTCTATTCCGTTCATTTTTAGCAACAAAAATGCCAACATACTGAATATTGCCAATGGGGAAAGTAGAAATGGTGCCGCCATTGCGGGGGGAAAGCCAAGCGGTAGTGTAGATCAACAGTACCTCCATGATAGTGCTCACTTAAACAGTCGAATGCAACCTCAATCAGTTGTTTCATCTTACAAGAAAGGCCAGGATAGAGACCCCCTTTTGCGTGAGAATTCCCTCCATGATGGGAAGAAGCGCGTGTCGGAAGACGACAATGTTTCTAATCGACCCTTCCAAAAGGTGGACAGCAGTGATAGAAACAAAACTTCATGTGATGATCTGAATATAGATGCGCCATTAAAAAGTTgtgcaaatgtaaaaacgAGGGAGGATGGTGAGGAGGTACATGCTGGGGGAGGAATAGACGCTCTGTTCAACGCGCCGCTTTTCTCATGCCCATTCTCCTTCTACAGCGATAACTACAACGATTTGAATATTGCCATGGCACATTTTAagtcaatttttaaaaatcacaatttcgttttccttGCCTTCAATGATGGCACAAATATTCTGCTAAATtactttttggaaaaaatttacaaaaagaaaaaaagcaaaacagCGGGTGATAATGGCAAAACTCCCCATTTCAATTTGCACAATGCTAGTCCATACAAATACCCCCTATTAAATTACAGAGCGAAGGGCAACGCTGACCAGAAATTAGACTCATCAAACAATCacagtaaagaaaaaaaaaaaaacagttccAAAATTGGACAGACAAACAAAAGCGAAGAAGAAGGTGAAGTGATAAATCTGCAGagttataaaaataatattatgaatattttttttaaagaaaaaaaaaaagtcgaaagtgaacacacaaatgggaaaaactgCTTTAAGGAAatcaaaaaatggcacattGAAAATTTGATACCTGACATGAAAGTTCGAAAGGATGAAAATTCCATTTTGCAACATGACCATGTGAAGGACGAAAAGGGGGGACAAGTTCCACCCAACAGCAGAAAGGTTATGGAGGAAAATCCAAATGATCCATATAAAGTTCCTTCCGAAGTGACAAACCTGCCTGTGATGCCTACACATGGGGTGGATGACAAGGTGGATGATCGCCCCGTGAGTAGGCACCACGATGTGGAGAATAATCGACCCGTGGAAGAACAATACGAAGCTGAGCAGGACTACTCGGATTATACGGACTGCCATCACGAAGGGGGAGACGATAAATCCGATGAAAGACACacacaagaaggaaaaagtgaccTTAATAATGACTCgaccattttttcaaaaagaaaaaaaaaacatatggaaaaaataaaaaatatgaaagaaaaatggaaaaagaaaaaaatagagtcatttatgaatatatctaaattaaatttttttaacaaagggaaagacatttggggaaaaaacaacttCGTGAAAGAGAGCGAATTTAGCGCAGTTACTGCGGTCCAAGGGGGCAACAGTTTGTATGATGACATGCTTAAATGTAACCTTAAAAGTGACGGGAATAAAAGCGACGAACATAGCAATAAGGAGGGCAATCCCCATTGCAACAGTAAGGACAATGACCAACGGGCGAACCCCTCTTTGGCCCATTTGGAGGCAGGTGAGGGGAAAAACCTCGTTGCCGATGAGCTGACCATCTCCCCATGCACAATGCGTGGTGAGAAACTTCATAATGAAGCAGGGGAAAGTGCAGTCGGACAGTGTGATGAAAGCGGAGGAGAAGACAAAGAAAACCATAATGGTGATCACGATGGAGGTGATGTCCACCCTCACAACGACGGAGAGGGACCCAAACCGATCGAAGCCCCCCTCCCCGACTTTGACACAAGttcgatgaaaaaaaaaaaaaaaatgttaaaaataaacgtACTTGATAAATTCCGAAATAAGGAAGCAAAGATGATGAAGGAGGGGCGAACGGTGGAGGACGCATCAGGCATTTCGCAAAAATTTAGGTACAGCTTTTTccgaataaaaaataaaatcacaAGTAATTTCAAAAACCCCGAATGTAAGAAAGCacagcaggaaaaaaatatcttgGACAGAGATCAAATGATGATCAACTCgtttgttaaaaataaaaatgtactacttgcggaagaagaaagtaatCATTCGGATACCTCCACATGTGatgaatatggaaaaaaacacacaaaagaaatatgtcttttaataaatttttcctacAATAATATGTTTGACATATTTAATTTTCCAGATGATTTTAAGgagacgcaaaaaaaaaagttttcccTCATACATAcagttttttattctgtgcatatttttttcaaatcctTTTCCACCCTCATTAAGCAAAGGTACTTCTTCTCCTGCACGAGTGAATTGACGAAGTTTTTCAAGGCGTCTTTATTTCATCGTGTCAGTTTTGACACACCAAATAGGGGTGATCCCCAAAGGGGGGGACGTAACCTGGGGGGCACCTTGCTCTTTGGACTGCCCACCAGTAGGAAGGAGACAGAACAACGCGTGAAAGGTGTTAATAATGGGGAAATTCCTTTGGATGGAAATCCACATGTTGGGGATTTCCCAAATTACCCCATTAAACCAACTAATGGGGATGATAATCGCTCCTCCATCAGCTTTGCTAAAACTAACCCTAATCAGAATTGCCAAAATGAAAGTCAGTGCAATGTTAtctataagaaggaaagtttCCTCAACGTAGGAAAAACCACACGAAGCAGTAACAGTGAGAGTCTTAACAACGCCAAGCGTAGCAGTGGCAATGAATCCATTCCGAAGGACATGAATGACGGACACCTCGATATGTGTTGCACACACATGacaaatgaggaagacaGTCATCTCTTTAGCACCACCAACAAGAGTAGAGAAAGCGCAACAAATCAGAGCTTCTTCAGAGGGGGTCATTTCTTCTGGCGGAATCATCACGATGGTAGCTATTTGGGAGATCAGTCCATAATCTCGcatgttcccattttgagTGGAAACAGCCATGTGGCACGCTCTTCCAAGCAGAGTGAGTACTGCTTCCGGGGGAACTTCTTCGAAGCAGACATGGCCTTGTTGTGTGGTGAGGGTGAAGTGGGCGCCAATTTTCCCAACGATTGTGACTTCGCAAATGGGGTGTCCCTCAATGGTGGTCTACCCAATTGTGGCTTACCCAATTATGACTTCGTCGTCCCTCAGGACGGCCTAACCAACGAGGGGGATTCTCCCAACGGGGCGCCACTCTCGACGGATGAACGCCGCTCCGCACAGAAGGAGGTGAATAAAATATACGGGGGAAGTTCCCCACGGGACGAATCCTTCGAAAGCGCAATGAAAGCATATTTTAATGCCAAGGCTATCTACGACaagtggaaaatatattttgaagaaaataactTCCAAGGAAACGCgcaagaaaaatttttgtttaacctttcattcatttataaCGTGTACAATTACCTAGTATggatatacatatgcacatattttaacGAAGAAAGCTATTTCAGCTTTTGTGAAAGCCAGAAATTTTACCAATTtatgaaagaaataaatttccttaatgagaaaaaagagtTTAAACGGAATAGCAGTTTTGTGTCTACCAGTGACATGTCTATCAtaattccccattttttttatccaaagGATTACAAATTGTTAAAGgtttttttgtacatgttACAAGATTCAGCCAACCAATTTATTTCGAAAAATATTGAGCATTTTCAATTCCCCctcgttttcattttctgctCAGATTCCAGAAATTTCCATTTCACCCATTTTGacattataaaaatttcaaaaaataataacctCATTTATTTGTTGTACAAGAGGGGCAATGAGGGGTTGTTTTTGTCTGGCTTCAGGCCGTACATATGGATACACAAAGTGCTCTTCGATTTTGTGGAGTCCCTGTTCTTATCGACTTTTGACGATTAGTGGGGGGGTAATTGggcacttttttatttttgcgccGCTGTTCGCATCAAATTGTTGAATACGAATTTTGTATGTTTGATCATGTGGATTTTTCAAGTGCACTGTtttgtattcctttttttttttttttttttttttgttgtcgCGATGGGGGTACCACACCAGCACCCCCGTTCGTCATGCAGTacctatttcttttttttgtcattttgtgAATCAAacaaatgtgtttttttttttttttttttccatttttgtattcTTGCGACATCGTAGCAAACATCACTGTGCTGCCTGACCGGTGGGGAGCGCGAAGCTGATTAGAGCTACGCTGTCCATATTTACTAAATACGCGTGTGCGTATCTTCTCATTTTAAATTGTACTGATAAACAGGCGCAGCTGAACACTTCGGTTAAAAATTGGGGCAAAATTGGCAAggcggaaggaaaaagaaaaacacacacaggGGGGGGATGCGCACACACACGCGCGGTAAACCGATTTAACAATTTATCGatggggggaagaacaaaactCCGCACACACAAGGAAAGGTCACTGGTGTGCAGTTCGTAGGGGATACCTCTACCATGCATTGCATGTACTGAGGGCGTACCAGGTGTAGGGGCACGTGCACACGTATTTGTGGGTGAGCAGTACGGACGCACAGGTGTACGCgggggaacaaaattaacCTAGATTAAGGGCatatcacaaaaaaaggagagccCATGGGGTGCGGCCAAGCGGAAAGACCAAGTGGAAAACAGCCTAATGATGTCGCTAGACACGCCACTTAGCAAATCGGCTAACCACAGGGGCCAACTCAATTCTGGGACTTCATTTCGATAAGCCTCTGGGCAAACTTCTTGTGGTTGAAATTGTCGGGGTCGATCTCGACGGCCTTATTCTGATACGAAATGGCTTCATTCAGTTTTCCCAAGTTATCATAGCAGGAAGCAATGAGGGATAAAACTTCTGTATTATTTGGCTCGATTTTCAGGATGGCCTCGAAGTAAGAAAGGGCAATGTGGTTGTCTATATATCTGTACAAATTACCCAGAGAAAACAATGTAGGAATGTGATTCGGCTCCGAAGAcagaataattttaaagGTGTTAATGGCCCTTTCCGTCTCATTCATTTGTTGAAATAAAACCCCCTTCTTGTATATATAGTCAATTTTGGAAGGGTTATATGAACAAGCCTTATCATAATAGAAGAGGGATTTTTCTATAAAATCGTGAATGCAACAAAGGTCTGCGATTTCGTTGTACAGAGAtgcaattttattatttatcgATATGGCTTGATTGTCATGGGGTGAGGcgtgtgcataatttttatcgccctctttttttaggtagttatttttttctaaaccATTGTTTAATGACACACTGCTAGCTATTTCTTGTGGCCTTATTTCAAATTCGAGAACATTCCTATATATCCTGGAgttgttttcttttaactTCTTTAGCATCTTCAGtgcttttatatataaatccATCGATTCCTTGTAATTACAGTTTCTTATTTCTCTCGCTTTTTTAATCGTTTCTCGGATGTCAGTTTTTTTGGAGTAGTGAtcgtcctcttcttcttcctcttcatttatGTATTTGTTCCTGTCCAGCAGCTTCATACTGGCGTAGTTGTAATAttccatatttttgcttGAAAATCCTCCCATGGTATTTTATAGCACTTTCTGGAAGATGTTTTTTTGGGTCTCCTTGTTCGGTGCACGCGGTGCTTCCTGTAGGGGGTTGTCTCTTCTTCGCAGCCTACCGGAGGAAAGCAACGTTGTGCGGTGTTAACTACCGTTATGCGGCTATTTCAGGtgtgttttcttcctccgaATGGAAGGCGTCGCATTCTTGCTTAGAAACCGTGCAATGAGTATGCACGTGTGCGTAGGGATACATATAATACACTCCTGCggcgattttttttccccccaccaAGGGAAGTTACCTCAAATAAATGTCTCCCACACGGCGATTCGTACGGGTTGCCAATTTGGACTTCTTTTCCAGATCAGCGATCGATATAttgggagagaaaaaaacacttctgcagttttatttttccagtTCTTCTATCCCATTcacttgggaaaaaaaaaaaaaataaaataaaacactCACCCGTGAAGCagaaggaatatttttacctttcgCTTATTTTTGAAATTGGTCCAattggaaaataattttaagcaGCACTGCGGGGCGCCCATTACCTGTGGAAATTTGTCTGTTTCCAGTTTTGCGCATTTATCCGTGTATGTTCATGTGCATACTTGCATACCgcacgggggggaaaaatggctGCTGCGTTTTgggaaaaagtgcaaaaaaaaaaaaaaaagtgttattCCTCCACATGAGTCATAAATTAGCCATTTATGCACTTTTGCGCAACTGTTACGCTATGTCACTGTTGGGCAATTTTTGTGCGTGCTTTGGCATACTTTGCAATTCTGCTCACATACTGGCGAAATTTTACACGCAGGGGTGAACACGTCAGGTAAGCCGCTACGCTTAAACGAGCAGCAGAAAGATAAGACAACCGAACGGAAGAAGTTACTGCGTAGCGGCAAATGCAAACAATTGTTTATCCCCTAAAGGAAAAGACGATTATTCAAACGTTCGGGAAGTGCATAGCGAGCGTGGTGCGCACAGCGTGTATGCATGCAAAGTGGGGAATTGTTGCAACGCGCGAACATACGCACAACAGGGGGTGTGCGCCCAATTGGCAATTCACACAACGGAAAAAACGACATacgcttttttattttatttttatatatttctttatattctttttttttccccattttttacctCATTTTTGCGGTAACAACGTCACTGAGAGTGCGTTTCACCGTTCGCTTTGCACGTGTGGCAACGAGTAAGCAGAATGATGCCCCCCCTGTccattttcgaaaaatgcCCCCTCGCATGTATTAACGGGATTGGCATACCActtcaaattttttgaatatttgTGAAAGCTAGGGGCATACGATGCAGCGTGGACgggattattttttgtgtcatttatatatacccaTATGTGGGTCAATTTTAGCAACGTTTATGCGCGTGTCCCCTTTGATTGAATGACGTAATTTAATATCCAACCCTGATTTATTCCatttggaaataaaaaatattgtctCTTCATCCCACGGGAGGGATGGCGGATGCACCCCACCACATGGAAGTACAgctgtatgtatatattgcTTCCACGACGAAAGCGAATTGTGTCCCACCTTTATTTCAATCTGACCGAAAAGTAAACATACCATGTGATGTTGTCCCCAAGGGTggctttaaaaaaggggagaggaCATCTTCaggaaatatttccttcatgAACATTTCCTTACAATAGACATTTCCTGCTACTCCTCCTTTCACCATTTTACCATCGCCCATCACTCTGGTAGACGATACAATTTTACGTCTTCTCtacattttatatgtaaatcacaattttttccttacaaggtgaaaaaaagaagcaacatATGGTTATACATACAGTGGCACCTTTTtgtgtgtcattttttttttttttaatttaaaaatgtcccaaaagaaaagggaaattattCTCTACATAAAAATACCCCTTAATGTTGAAGCTCTTTCCCAGACtcgcttttttccttttaaccgCTTTGAAGTTATTTCTTTCGAAAATGTCACTACATTATtagggattttttttttctttttttccattatgaCGCGGTATGATTGACACTAACTTGGGACAATCCTCGTGGATATTTTGTTACGACGAAGATAATTGACTAGCCATAATCTGTAGaacgaaacaaaaaaggtgttccttttttctttcccatttcaGACGGTTATTTTTAGTGTTctccaattttaaaaaattttgccgCCACCTGCGTTCAGCCATGTCCACAGTTCCTGTGctgttgaaatttttattttttaaattgaaaaaaaagaaatgtaggATTGGCATGCTACCATCTGCTAAGGTTTAAAatctgtaatttttttaaataaaccTTTCGCGGATTTTCTTGTTCTAATTTTCTGCCCCATTTTGACCTTCTGCgtagtattttttccgtttttttttccccctcctttatTAACCCCGTTCAGTGCATACATCGAATGGCACAAAACAAGTGTCGTAAATTTTTACTAAAAATCGCGGGTCCCttctggaaaaaataaaattcccgtgagccaattttttaaaaatgaatgaaaccctttgaaaaggaaaaggtctCCAAAGAGTAGGATAAATTAtcgcctttttctttttttttttttttttggccaaaTTTGTGCCCTCCTTGGTACTATCTTTACctatatttcatatatacTTCTGCCAATGGTATATATAGGCATAGGCATTCCTACGCAGGGCAACTTCCTCACATAGATTCACGTATAACGCGCGAAATAGCACCAAGGGGAACTCCAGTTGCGGGGCTTCGCATAGATCCCCACCATATAAGCCGCTAAAAAGTGATGAACtgatggaggaggaaaaaaccaAAACAGAACCAAGTGACCCtactaataataatgatgCAATAATTGCCAGTGATGACGACGGGAAGGACgaaaacgaaaatgaagtaaaacaaaatgcaaaagttaagaaaaagggaaagaaaagaaaattgaacCGAAGCGAGCATCAAAATGGAAGTCACAATGGTGTAGAGGATCATCTCACTTCCACAGACGAAGTGGAGCATGGCGATAGTGACAAGGAGGGGTCCAAGGAGAACACAGACAGTGCGGATGAATCTTCGTCGGACGGCTCGAATGTGTGTGATGAGCAGGATGGTGCCAATTCAAACGTTGAAGGTGGTGCCCCCTCCAAtgtggaaaagaaagaatccTTCTACAGCGAAACAAAGTTCGAAGACTTAGACATATGCGAGGcgctaaaaaaaggattgaAGGAGCTGAATTTTGTAACTCTCACAGAAATTCAAGCCAAATgtattcctcattttttaaacgGAAAAGATATTCTTGGAGCGGCCAAAACAGGGTCAGGAAAAACGTTAGCATTTCTAGTGCCCTcgataaatattttatataatataaaattcttgccaaaaaatggaacggGGGTTTTAATAATATCGCCCACCAGAGAATTGTGTCTTCAAATTTATCAAGTATGTAAAGATCTGTGTAAATATATTCCCCAGACGAATGGAATAATCATTGGTGGGATGAgtcgaaatgaagaaaaaaaaaaattcattcatGGAATAAATATACTAATTGCAACACCTGGCAGATTGCTCGACCATATGCAAAACACGAAAGAATTTGTTTACAAAAATCTGATCTCGCTTATTATAGACGAAGCTGACAGATTGCTTCAAATTGGTTttgaggaggaaataaatttaattgtGAAGAGGTTACCCAAGAAAAGACAAACTGCCCTATTTTCAGCTACACAGACAACCAAGGTTGAAAATTTAATAAGACTATCCCTGCAGAAGCCTATATTTATAGAAGTAACGACGAAGATTGCCACGGTGGAAAGGCTACAACAGGGATATGCCTTAGTTGATGAAGATAAGAGATTTCTCCTactatttacatttttaaaaagaaatatttcgaagaaaattatggtcttttttaacaattgCATGTCCGTTCAGTTTTATAACGATTTGTTAAATTATATTGACATTCCCACCTTTTGTAttcatgggaaaaaaaaacaaaataaacgaCTTAAAAGTTTCAGCGAATTTTCCGCTGCCCAAAGTGCTATTCTGCTTTGTACAAATGTAGCAGCCAGAGGGTTAGACATTCCGAATGTTAATTACATTATTCAGTATGACCCCCCAGATGATTCCAAGGAATATATCCATCGTGTGGGAAGAACATGCAGAGGAAAAGATTCAAGTGGCTCTGCTATCATATTTCTGATGAAGCAcgaattaaaatttttaaactaTTTGAAGTTTTATAACATCCCAATTAATCAGTTTGCCTATGAC contains these protein-coding regions:
- a CDS encoding DEAD/DEAH box ATP-dependent RNA helicase produces the protein MEEEKTKTEPSDPTNNNDAIIASDDDGKDENENEVKQNAKVKKKGKKRKLNRSEHQNGSHNGVEDHLTSTDEVEHGDSDKEGSKENTDSADESSSDGSNVCDEQDGANSNVEGGAPSNVEKKESFYSETKFEDLDICEALKKGLKELNFVTLTEIQAKCIPHFLNGKDILGAAKTGSGKTLAFLVPSINILYNIKFLPKNGTGVLIISPTRELCLQIYQVCKDLCKYIPQTNGIIIGGMSRNEEKKKFIHGINILIATPGRLLDHMQNTKEFVYKNLISLIIDEADRLLQIGFEEEINLIVKRLPKKRQTALFSATQTTKVENLIRLSLQKPIFIEVTTKIATVERLQQGYALVDEDKRFLLLFTFLKRNISKKIMVFFNNCMSVQFYNDLLNYIDIPTFCIHGKKKQNKRLKSFSEFSAAQSAILLCTNVAARGLDIPNVNYIIQYDPPDDSKEYIHRVGRTCRGKDSSGSAIIFLMKHELKFLNYLKFYNIPINQFAYDPSKLINVQSHIESIVTKNFHLHKMAREAFKSYLNGYITYALKDVFDVNNLNLLQTSKNFGLEAPPKVDLNLKLNVKKRKFK